A single region of the Nicotiana sylvestris chromosome 6, ASM39365v2, whole genome shotgun sequence genome encodes:
- the LOC104246615 gene encoding uncharacterized protein isoform X1, with protein MEEHLVLCVDRLITPESLHSLPRSEDAESSVGRSCSQVVGTSSVIDANDNEHLGVGGEEEPLLQNVECRICQEEDSVKNLEVPCRCSGSLKYAHRKCVQRWCDEKGDITCEICHQPYQPGYTAPPPPPQSEDTAIDISRGWTVGGTQIDLHDPRLLAMAAAERRLLDADYDEYADSNASGAAFCRSAALILMALLLLRHALTIGNADEDEDDVSVFFSLFLLRAAGFLLPCYIIAWAIGILQRRRQRQEAAALAAAEVAFLLQAGQHRGLHVAVAPGPAPPVEPSTTPGRATTPQAAIQPGQVATPHLEPV; from the exons ATGGAAGAACACTTGGTTTTGTGTGTTGATCGTCTCATCACACCTGAATCTTTGCACTCGCTGCCAAGGTCCGAGGATGCAGAATCCTCTGTTGGCAGATCTTGCTCTCAGGTAGTTGGTACGTCCTCAGTTATTGATGCTAATGACAACGAACATCTAGGAGTTGGAGGTGAAGAAGAGCCATTACTTCAGAATGTGGAATGCCGGATTTGCCAGGAAGAAGATAGTGTGAAAAATTTGGAGGTTCCTTGTCGTTGCAGTGGCAGCTTGAAG TACGCTCATAGAAAATGTGTCCAGCGATGGTGCGATGAAAAGGGAGATATAACTTGTGAGATTTGCCATCAG CCTTATCAACCTGGCTATACTGCTCCCCCACCGCCTCCCCAATCTGAAGATACAGCCATTGACATTAG TAGAGGTTGGACAGTGGGTGGCACTCAGATTGACTTACATGATCCACGACTTCTTGCAATGGCTGCCGCTGAACGCCGTCTTCTAGACGCTGACTATGATGAATATGCTGATTCAAATGCTAGTGGAGCTGCATTTTGTCGTTCTGCTGCTTTAATA TTAATGGCCCTTctgttattgaggcatgctctgACCATTGGAAATGCTGATGAGGATGAGGATGATGTTTCCGTTTTTTTCTCC CTTTTCCTACTCCGTGCTGCCGGTTTTCTTTTACCTTGTTACATTATAGCTTGGGCTATCGGTATATTGCAGCGTCGCAGGCAAAGGCAG GAGGCAGCAGCATTAGCGGCAGCCGAAGTTGCTTTCCTTCTGCAAGCAGGGCAACATAGGGGCTTGCATGTTGCAGTTGCACCTGGACCTGCGCCACCAGTAGAGCCTTCGACAACACCAGGACGGGCAACAACTCCTCAGGCGGCAATACAACCAGGACAGGTGGCAACTCCTCATCTAGAACCAGTATAA
- the LOC104246615 gene encoding uncharacterized protein isoform X2 encodes MEEHLVLCVDRLITPESLHSLPRSEDAESSVGRSCSQVVGTSSVIDANDNEHLGVGGEEEPLLQNVECRICQEEDSVKNLEVPCRCSGSLKYAHRKCVQRWCDEKGDITCEICHQPYQPGYTAPPPPPQSEDTAIDIRGWTVGGTQIDLHDPRLLAMAAAERRLLDADYDEYADSNASGAAFCRSAALILMALLLLRHALTIGNADEDEDDVSVFFSLFLLRAAGFLLPCYIIAWAIGILQRRRQRQEAAALAAAEVAFLLQAGQHRGLHVAVAPGPAPPVEPSTTPGRATTPQAAIQPGQVATPHLEPV; translated from the exons ATGGAAGAACACTTGGTTTTGTGTGTTGATCGTCTCATCACACCTGAATCTTTGCACTCGCTGCCAAGGTCCGAGGATGCAGAATCCTCTGTTGGCAGATCTTGCTCTCAGGTAGTTGGTACGTCCTCAGTTATTGATGCTAATGACAACGAACATCTAGGAGTTGGAGGTGAAGAAGAGCCATTACTTCAGAATGTGGAATGCCGGATTTGCCAGGAAGAAGATAGTGTGAAAAATTTGGAGGTTCCTTGTCGTTGCAGTGGCAGCTTGAAG TACGCTCATAGAAAATGTGTCCAGCGATGGTGCGATGAAAAGGGAGATATAACTTGTGAGATTTGCCATCAG CCTTATCAACCTGGCTATACTGCTCCCCCACCGCCTCCCCAATCTGAAGATACAGCCATTGACATTAG AGGTTGGACAGTGGGTGGCACTCAGATTGACTTACATGATCCACGACTTCTTGCAATGGCTGCCGCTGAACGCCGTCTTCTAGACGCTGACTATGATGAATATGCTGATTCAAATGCTAGTGGAGCTGCATTTTGTCGTTCTGCTGCTTTAATA TTAATGGCCCTTctgttattgaggcatgctctgACCATTGGAAATGCTGATGAGGATGAGGATGATGTTTCCGTTTTTTTCTCC CTTTTCCTACTCCGTGCTGCCGGTTTTCTTTTACCTTGTTACATTATAGCTTGGGCTATCGGTATATTGCAGCGTCGCAGGCAAAGGCAG GAGGCAGCAGCATTAGCGGCAGCCGAAGTTGCTTTCCTTCTGCAAGCAGGGCAACATAGGGGCTTGCATGTTGCAGTTGCACCTGGACCTGCGCCACCAGTAGAGCCTTCGACAACACCAGGACGGGCAACAACTCCTCAGGCGGCAATACAACCAGGACAGGTGGCAACTCCTCATCTAGAACCAGTATAA